Proteins encoded in a region of the Candidatus Margulisiibacteriota bacterium genome:
- the metK gene encoding methionine adenosyltransferase: MEKSYLFTSESVTEGHPDKICDQISDGILDGILAKDPVGRVAVETLVTNGLCVVAGEVTTGCYVDIPQIVRETIKEIGYTDAKFGFDWETSGVLVSIKEQSKDIARGVDTALEIRGGEVVKEDLESIGAGDQGLMFGFACDETAELMPMPIVLSHKLSKRLAEVRKNGEMPYLRPDGKSQVTIEYKDDKPFRIHTVLIAAQHSPDVETKKLEKDVMEKVIAPVLPKNMIDAKTKYYINPTGRFVIGGPQGDSGVTGRKIIVDTYGGYSRHGGGAFSGKDPTKVDRSGAYAARWVAKNIVAAGLAKKCEVQLAYAIGIAHPLSIMVDTFGTGTISDNNIAKLVDEVFDLRPGLIIKNLDLRRPIYKQVAAYGHFGRNDLDLPWEKTNKVEELKKKASVLAKK; encoded by the coding sequence ATGGAAAAGAGTTATTTATTCACTTCGGAATCAGTCACGGAAGGCCATCCTGATAAGATCTGCGATCAAATCTCCGACGGCATTTTGGACGGCATCCTGGCTAAGGATCCGGTCGGTCGGGTTGCGGTTGAAACCCTGGTGACGAACGGCTTGTGCGTCGTCGCCGGCGAAGTGACCACCGGTTGCTATGTCGATATCCCGCAAATTGTTAGGGAGACCATTAAAGAGATCGGTTATACCGACGCCAAGTTTGGCTTCGATTGGGAAACCAGCGGCGTTTTGGTTTCGATCAAGGAGCAGAGCAAAGATATCGCCCGGGGCGTTGATACCGCGCTGGAGATCCGCGGCGGCGAAGTGGTCAAAGAGGACCTGGAATCGATCGGGGCCGGCGACCAGGGACTGATGTTTGGCTTTGCCTGCGACGAAACGGCCGAACTGATGCCGATGCCGATCGTCCTTTCCCATAAATTGAGCAAAAGATTGGCCGAAGTTCGCAAGAACGGCGAAATGCCTTATCTGCGGCCAGATGGTAAATCGCAGGTCACGATCGAATATAAAGATGACAAACCGTTCCGTATCCACACCGTTTTGATCGCCGCCCAGCATTCTCCGGACGTTGAGACCAAAAAATTGGAAAAGGATGTTATGGAGAAGGTTATTGCCCCGGTCTTGCCGAAGAATATGATTGACGCGAAAACCAAGTATTATATTAACCCGACCGGGCGTTTCGTGATCGGCGGCCCGCAGGGCGATTCCGGCGTGACCGGCCGCAAGATCATCGTTGATACTTACGGCGGTTATTCCCGGCACGGCGGTGGCGCGTTCAGCGGCAAAGATCCAACTAAAGTCGACCGTTCCGGCGCCTACGCGGCCCGCTGGGTCGCCAAAAACATCGTCGCGGCCGGCTTGGCCAAAAAGTGCGAGGTTCAGTTGGCTTACGCCATCGGGATCGCCCACCCGCTTTCGATCATGGTCGATACTTTCGGGACCGGCACGATCTCCGACAACAATATTGCCAAGCTGGTTGACGAAGTTTTCGATCTCCGACCGGGTTTGATCATCAAAAATCTCGATCTCCGCCGGCCAATCTATAAACAAGTTGCCGCTTACGGGCACTTTGGCCGCAACGATCTCGATCTGCCGTGGGAAAAGACCAACAAGGTTGAAGAACTTAAGAAAAAAGCCTCGGTTTTGGCCAAGAAATAA
- the ychF gene encoding redox-regulated ATPase YchF, with protein sequence MGLSIGIVGLPNVGKSTLFNALSRAKAQASNYPFCTIDPNIGVVEVPDPRVETLVKLFDSKKIVPAIIEFYDIAGLVKGAHKGEGLGNKFLAHIREVDAIAHVVRCFSAEDVVHVEGAVNPKRDVEIIEAELILADLATIEKRFESIRKAIKSGDKDILRTLHLLEKIKEVLDKGQPARTLAATMSSDDLKLLRDFSLITLKPVLYVANVDEDGSPEQLKEVEKIAGEQGAKVVKICSKLEAEIAELPPEEAKGLREGMGIQESALAQLIRSSYALLNLITFFTAGEKETHAWTIQKGAKAPQAAGKIHSDMERGFIAAEVIHFQDMISSASYAKAREKGVLHTEGKDYVVEDGDIIVIRFNV encoded by the coding sequence ATGGGGCTGTCAATCGGGATAGTCGGCTTGCCGAATGTTGGTAAGTCGACCCTTTTTAACGCCCTTTCCCGGGCCAAGGCCCAAGCCTCTAACTATCCCTTTTGTACCATTGACCCGAATATCGGGGTCGTTGAGGTCCCAGACCCCAGAGTTGAGACCCTGGTTAAGTTGTTTGACTCGAAAAAGATCGTTCCCGCGATCATCGAATTTTACGATATCGCCGGTTTGGTTAAAGGGGCCCACAAAGGGGAAGGGTTGGGCAATAAATTCCTCGCTCATATCCGCGAAGTTGACGCCATCGCCCACGTCGTCCGCTGTTTTTCCGCCGAAGATGTCGTCCACGTCGAAGGGGCGGTCAATCCCAAGCGCGATGTCGAAATAATCGAAGCCGAATTGATCCTGGCCGACCTGGCCACGATCGAAAAAAGGTTTGAATCGATCCGTAAAGCGATCAAAAGCGGCGATAAAGACATTCTGCGGACCCTTCACCTGCTGGAAAAGATCAAAGAAGTGTTGGACAAGGGCCAGCCAGCCAGAACTTTGGCCGCTACCATGAGTTCGGACGACCTAAAACTGTTGCGCGACTTTTCACTGATCACGCTTAAGCCGGTATTATACGTCGCCAACGTTGATGAGGACGGCAGTCCGGAACAATTAAAAGAAGTGGAGAAGATTGCCGGCGAGCAAGGGGCGAAAGTTGTGAAAATCTGTTCCAAATTGGAGGCCGAGATTGCCGAATTACCCCCGGAAGAAGCTAAGGGGTTGAGGGAGGGGATGGGGATCCAGGAATCGGCCCTGGCCCAGTTGATCCGCTCGAGCTACGCTTTGCTGAATTTAATCACTTTCTTTACCGCGGGAGAAAAAGAAACCCATGCCTGGACGATTCAGAAGGGGGCCAAGGCTCCCCAGGCGGCCGGGAAGATCCATTCCGACATGGAAAGAGGGTTTATCGCCGCCGAAGTGATCCATTTTCAGGACATGATCAGCAGCGCTTCATACGCGAAAGCCCGGGAAAAGGGCGTTTTGCACACCGAAGGTAAGGACTATGTGGTTGAAGACGGCGATATAATCGTCATCCGCTTTAACGTGTAA
- the rpsF gene encoding 30S ribosomal protein S6, with translation MKAYELILIMDPILGEEKIGQIIDKVSEKIKALKGEVDSVEKWGVRRLNAVFQKAKRQANGFYVLIRLKGPSNLPAEVKALLKVSENVTRYFLTNAFVQTEAPVEKKEIAGTPLEAVNVGEIKGQAVGESK, from the coding sequence TTGAAGGCATATGAATTGATTCTGATCATGGACCCGATCTTAGGCGAAGAGAAAATCGGTCAAATTATCGATAAAGTCAGCGAAAAAATTAAAGCTTTAAAGGGCGAGGTTGACAGTGTTGAAAAATGGGGCGTTCGCCGGTTAAACGCGGTTTTCCAAAAAGCCAAGCGGCAAGCCAACGGTTTTTACGTCTTGATCAGATTAAAAGGGCCTTCGAACCTCCCGGCCGAAGTTAAGGCCTTGTTGAAAGTCTCCGAAAATGTGACCCGCTATTTTTTAACCAACGCTTTTGTGCAAACCGAAGCGCCGGTTGAGAAGAAAGAGATTGCCGGAACGCCGCTCGAAGCGGTAAATGTCGGCGAGATCAAGGGGCAGGCGGTTGGCGAATCTAAATAG
- a CDS encoding single-stranded DNA-binding protein yields MANLNRIILIGRLAAEPDSRVTVNGLPVTKFKLAVAQSFGNNAVDYIDVIAWRKLAEESKDHLKNGQLILVEGRIQNRSFEGQNGQRQYVTEVVARSIVPFDLAAKAPVANVAEEELADLESAEDLPF; encoded by the coding sequence TTGGCGAATCTAAATAGGATAATTTTAATCGGCAGATTGGCGGCCGAGCCCGATAGCCGGGTCACGGTCAATGGTTTGCCGGTGACCAAGTTCAAGTTGGCGGTCGCTCAATCCTTCGGCAATAACGCCGTGGATTATATCGACGTTATTGCCTGGCGGAAATTGGCGGAAGAAAGCAAAGATCATCTGAAAAACGGCCAGTTGATTCTGGTCGAAGGCCGGATCCAGAATCGTTCTTTTGAAGGGCAAAACGGACAGCGGCAATATGTGACCGAGGTGGTTGCCCGCAGTATTGTTCCTTTTGATCTGGCGGCGAAAGCGCCGGTTGCTAATGTTGCCGAGGAAGAATTGGCCGATCTCGAATCAGCCGAGGATCTCCCCTTTTAA
- the ssb gene encoding single-stranded DNA-binding protein — protein sequence MYNKVFLIGNLTRDPETRYTPSGIAVSRFAIAVNRIKKAGGDEGEASTGGQDVDFINIVAWRRLAEICGEFLKKGRPVAIEGRLQIRSYVGKDGQKKTMSEVVADNMQMLGRKSDSPEGPVTKADPEEVVPF from the coding sequence ATGTATAACAAAGTGTTTTTAATCGGTAATTTGACCCGCGATCCGGAAACCCGTTATACCCCGAGTGGGATAGCGGTCTCCAGGTTCGCCATTGCGGTCAATCGGATCAAAAAGGCCGGCGGCGACGAAGGTGAAGCGTCAACCGGCGGGCAAGACGTTGATTTTATCAACATTGTCGCCTGGCGGCGATTGGCCGAGATCTGCGGCGAGTTCCTGAAAAAAGGCCGGCCGGTCGCGATCGAAGGCCGTCTGCAGATCAGAAGTTACGTTGGCAAAGATGGTCAAAAAAAGACCATGTCGGAAGTCGTGGCCGATAACATGCAAATGTTGGGCCGCAAAAGTGATTCCCCGGAAGGACCGGTAACGAAGGCGGACCCGGAAGAAGTCGTTCCTTTTTAA
- the rpsR gene encoding 30S ribosomal protein S18: MAERDREKKGKSSQFKKKRRKPCVFCIDDKKIDFKDVSFVRRFMTDRGKIAPRRLSGCCALHQRMIAKAVKRAREVGLVPYMVD, translated from the coding sequence ATGGCTGAAAGAGATCGGGAAAAAAAAGGTAAATCGTCGCAGTTCAAGAAGAAAAGACGCAAACCGTGCGTTTTTTGCATTGATGACAAGAAGATAGATTTTAAAGATGTTTCGTTCGTTCGCCGCTTCATGACCGACCGCGGGAAGATCGCTCCCCGCCGGCTCAGCGGTTGCTGTGCGCTGCATCAACGGATGATCGCCAAAGCGGTAAAACGGGCGAGAGAGGTCGGCTTAGTGCCGTACATGGTGGACTAA
- the rplI gene encoding 50S ribosomal protein L9 produces MKVIFIEDDRIEEVSNGYARNYLLPNKLAISATPAAIIAAGKRRERRKVQLDKRKGELQALAAKLTAMEINLSANVGEGGKLFGTITTADIAEAIKQNSGIELDKRKLELSAPIKTIGEYPVRIRLFHDIIAAPKVIVAAK; encoded by the coding sequence ATGAAAGTAATATTTATTGAAGACGACAGAATAGAAGAAGTTTCCAACGGTTACGCCCGCAACTATTTGTTGCCGAACAAACTGGCGATCTCGGCCACCCCGGCCGCGATCATTGCCGCCGGCAAAAGACGGGAACGGCGGAAAGTCCAGCTTGATAAGCGCAAGGGCGAGCTTCAGGCGCTGGCGGCCAAGCTGACGGCGATGGAGATCAACTTAAGCGCGAACGTGGGTGAAGGCGGCAAACTTTTCGGCACGATTACGACCGCCGATATCGCCGAAGCGATCAAACAAAATTCCGGGATCGAACTTGATAAGCGGAAGCTCGAGCTCTCTGCCCCGATCAAAACGATCGGCGAATACCCGGTCCGGATCAGGCTGTTCCACGACATTATCGCGGCGCCCAAGGTTATCGTCGCCGCCAAGTAG
- a CDS encoding excinuclease ABC subunit UvrC: MRSLREKIAALPNSPGVYLFKDKSGVVIYVGKAKVLRRRVASYFNREPDIKTSLLIRRIRDLDYQLTGSEMDALLLEDQLVKKLKPRYNIDLKDDKAYPFLKLTKEEWPRLLLARRKAADGAQYFGPYTGNMVKEIVRLVKKIYPLRWCKTSPLKPKEQPCLYYRIGVCSGPCIGKVSRQAYLQVVKGVKLLLRGNLKKVLANVEEEMRRASSERDYEKAAAARDRLQFVERLAERKAHPLSAEQEEPKALIKLQDVLGLPVLPARIEAFDISNTQGSNIVASLVVFVDGVPFKEHYRRFKIRSVQGKPNDVQSMNEVVSRRYGGGLAKQLPLPDLILIDGGIPQLHSAQAAVKFTPAADIPMIGLAKKEEEVFIPGRAQPIVLGRQSAALQLLQRVRDEAHRFAVSFHRLRRRKGLFQ, encoded by the coding sequence GTGCGTTCTCTCCGGGAGAAAATAGCGGCCCTGCCGAACTCTCCGGGGGTTTACCTGTTCAAAGATAAGAGCGGCGTCGTGATCTACGTCGGCAAGGCGAAGGTGCTCCGCCGACGGGTCGCTTCATATTTTAACCGCGAGCCGGATATCAAGACCAGCCTGCTTATCCGGCGAATCCGCGATCTCGACTACCAACTGACCGGCTCGGAAATGGACGCCCTCCTCCTGGAAGATCAGTTGGTCAAAAAATTAAAACCCCGCTATAATATCGACCTGAAAGACGACAAGGCCTACCCGTTTTTAAAGCTTACCAAAGAAGAATGGCCGAGATTGCTTCTTGCCAGGCGCAAAGCAGCCGACGGCGCCCAATACTTTGGCCCTTATACCGGCAATATGGTCAAAGAGATCGTTCGTTTGGTCAAAAAAATCTACCCGCTGCGCTGGTGCAAGACCTCGCCGTTAAAGCCAAAAGAACAACCTTGCCTCTATTATCGGATCGGGGTTTGTTCCGGCCCGTGCATCGGCAAGGTCAGCCGCCAGGCTTATCTTCAGGTCGTCAAAGGGGTCAAGCTCTTGTTGCGCGGGAACTTGAAGAAAGTTTTGGCAAATGTTGAAGAAGAAATGCGGCGGGCTTCGAGCGAACGGGATTATGAAAAGGCGGCCGCGGCGCGCGATCGCCTGCAGTTTGTCGAGCGTTTGGCGGAACGGAAAGCGCATCCCTTGAGCGCGGAACAAGAAGAGCCGAAAGCGTTAATCAAGCTCCAAGACGTCCTGGGCTTGCCGGTTCTCCCGGCCAGGATCGAAGCTTTTGATATTTCCAATACCCAAGGCTCGAACATTGTCGCCTCCCTGGTCGTTTTTGTTGACGGAGTTCCTTTCAAGGAGCATTATCGCCGCTTTAAGATCCGCTCCGTCCAGGGTAAACCCAACGATGTCCAGTCGATGAACGAGGTTGTCAGCCGACGATACGGCGGCGGACTGGCGAAACAGCTCCCGTTGCCCGATCTGATCCTGATCGACGGCGGGATTCCCCAACTCCATAGCGCGCAAGCCGCGGTTAAATTTACTCCGGCGGCCGATATTCCGATGATCGGCTTGGCGAAGAAGGAGGAAGAGGTCTTTATCCCCGGGCGGGCCCAGCCGATCGTCCTGGGGCGGCAATCGGCGGCCCTGCAGCTCTTACAGCGGGTGAGGGACGAAGCTCATCGTTTTGCCGTTTCTTTTCACCGATTAAGGAGAAGAAAAGGGCTTTTTCAGTAG
- a CDS encoding peptidoglycan DD-metalloendopeptidase family protein: protein MKFLGLIIILFIMGLSWQISAADETAPVDEQAKLQTIRQALQENKEKLKQTRVQRQEALGKLVVVSQQLKSANRKINMAKEKIQTNEQEIGQLTVELRKTEDEISKSSDILRKRVREAYINGRINYLDLFLGSRSMSDFLNRFYFFQRVIESDAALISKTKSYLSVSKVKRSVLQDRTKEIKELVVVVAGEKERIAQQLQEKKQLADELKDREKEYEKKVAELEHSSRELEVMIQKKTAERTGAAIKSTGTLIWPLRGRITLEFGVRHRIQGRHTGIDIAATYGSPILAADSGEVIFSGWWDGYGKAIVIDHGRGLATVYAHMSRLYASVGSKVIKGQTIGLEGSTGYSTGPHCHFEVRRNGTPVNPRKYLPK from the coding sequence ATGAAGTTTCTTGGGCTAATTATCATCCTGTTCATTATGGGGCTTTCCTGGCAGATCAGCGCAGCGGACGAAACGGCGCCGGTTGACGAGCAGGCAAAACTGCAAACCATCCGCCAGGCGCTGCAGGAGAACAAGGAAAAACTAAAGCAAACCCGGGTGCAGAGGCAGGAAGCGTTGGGGAAGTTGGTTGTGGTCAGCCAGCAGCTTAAAAGCGCGAACCGTAAGATCAACATGGCCAAAGAAAAGATCCAGACCAATGAGCAGGAGATCGGCCAGTTGACGGTTGAGCTGCGCAAAACCGAAGATGAGATCAGCAAATCTTCGGATATCTTGCGTAAACGGGTCCGTGAAGCGTATATTAACGGTCGGATCAACTATCTCGACCTTTTTCTCGGTTCCCGGTCGATGTCCGATTTTCTGAACCGGTTCTATTTTTTTCAGCGGGTTATTGAAAGCGACGCGGCCCTGATCAGTAAAACCAAGAGCTACTTGAGCGTTTCGAAGGTCAAACGTTCCGTTTTGCAGGATCGGACCAAAGAGATTAAAGAGCTGGTCGTTGTTGTCGCCGGCGAAAAAGAGCGCATCGCCCAGCAGCTGCAGGAGAAAAAGCAGCTGGCCGACGAACTGAAGGACCGCGAAAAAGAGTACGAGAAAAAGGTCGCCGAACTGGAACATAGCTCAAGAGAACTTGAGGTCATGATCCAGAAGAAGACAGCCGAGCGGACCGGCGCGGCGATTAAAAGTACGGGGACGCTGATTTGGCCGCTGCGGGGCCGGATAACCTTGGAATTTGGGGTTCGACATCGCATTCAAGGGCGGCATACGGGGATTGATATCGCGGCGACTTACGGCTCGCCGATTTTAGCGGCCGACTCCGGCGAGGTTATTTTTTCCGGCTGGTGGGATGGGTATGGGAAAGCGATCGTTATCGACCATGGCCGAGGATTGGCGACAGTTTATGCCCATATGTCCCGGCTCTACGCTTCCGTCGGCTCAAAGGTCATTAAAGGACAGACGATTGGTTTAGAAGGGAGCACCGGTTATTCGACTGGGCCGCACTGTCACTTTGAAGTGCGCCGCAATGGGACCCCGGTTAATCCCAGGAAATATTTGCCTAAGTAG
- a CDS encoding S41 family peptidase, whose amino-acid sequence MRNNRKLQVGLAILLISVTAFFIGKVVAQGEFERKFEVYLQALDLVRSEYVDKGVDNQKLVYGSIRGMLESLDDPYTRFLEPQPYKEMKIRMSGQYFGIGIYIGMKDNQLAVISPIDGTPADKAGLRSGDRIVKIDDKETKHMALDEAVSLIRGPRGSKVKLAIWRKGWKDSKDYSLSREKIVIKSVVVKRYEPNVLYIKLNTFENMNAAREFEKALRENRDAGGLIIDVRGNGGGLLQMAIEIGSMFIPNGAIVQTVDREGKKEQLESTGRVIWKKPVVMLINESSASASEILAGALRDHKVATLVGAHSFGKASVQNVRQLQDGSALLLTIAKYQTPNGEDINKRGISAEVVVAIPTGEADDAALPGDKTKNGQLDAQLKKAIETLKEKIAKAGE is encoded by the coding sequence ATGCGGAATAATAGGAAGCTTCAGGTTGGGCTGGCGATTTTATTGATTTCGGTGACCGCGTTTTTTATCGGCAAGGTCGTGGCCCAGGGGGAGTTTGAAAGGAAGTTCGAGGTCTATCTGCAAGCCCTGGACCTGGTCCGGAGCGAATACGTCGACAAAGGGGTCGACAACCAAAAATTAGTCTACGGTTCGATCCGGGGGATGCTGGAATCACTCGACGATCCTTATACCCGTTTCCTTGAACCCCAGCCTTATAAAGAGATGAAAATTAGGATGAGCGGCCAATACTTTGGCATCGGGATTTATATCGGCATGAAAGACAATCAGCTCGCGGTCATTTCCCCGATCGACGGCACGCCGGCCGATAAGGCGGGCTTACGTTCAGGCGACCGGATCGTCAAAATTGACGATAAGGAAACCAAGCACATGGCGCTGGATGAAGCGGTCAGCCTGATCCGCGGGCCGCGCGGAAGCAAGGTCAAGTTGGCGATCTGGCGAAAAGGGTGGAAAGATTCCAAAGACTATTCGCTTAGCCGCGAAAAGATCGTGATTAAGAGCGTAGTCGTCAAACGCTATGAGCCGAACGTTCTTTACATTAAACTCAATACTTTTGAGAACATGAACGCCGCCCGGGAGTTTGAAAAAGCCTTGCGGGAAAATCGCGATGCCGGCGGGTTGATCATTGATGTTCGCGGCAACGGCGGCGGCTTATTGCAGATGGCGATCGAAATTGGCAGTATGTTTATCCCGAACGGCGCGATCGTGCAAACCGTCGACCGGGAAGGGAAAAAGGAGCAGTTGGAATCGACCGGCCGGGTGATCTGGAAGAAACCGGTCGTCATGCTGATCAACGAATCTTCGGCTTCCGCGTCGGAGATCTTGGCCGGCGCCTTGCGCGATCATAAGGTCGCGACCTTGGTCGGCGCTCATTCCTTCGGTAAGGCTTCGGTCCAGAATGTCCGCCAGCTGCAGGACGGCTCGGCCCTTCTGCTGACGATCGCCAAATATCAGACCCCGAACGGCGAAGATATAAATAAACGCGGAATCTCCGCCGAAGTGGTCGTCGCGATCCCGACGGGAGAGGCGGACGACGCGGCCTTGCCGGGCGACAAAACCAAGAACGGCCAGCTCGACGCCCAACTGAAAAAGGCGATCGAAACCTTGAAAGAAAAGATCGCCAAAGCCGGAGAATAA
- a CDS encoding bifunctional phosphoglucose/phosphomannose isomerase, whose protein sequence is MSEIEILDSKERVAEVDHGKMLSVVARIPEMIEAALKLPLNGTLSSGTKQVIVTGMGGSAISGELAADLFPAQCPIIVNRNYNLPQYAGGETVLIALSYSGETEETLSVVRQAESRGVQIICVTGGGKLGELAAQKGWPMVLLPTGFQPRAALPYLFIPLLSILGKLGVINQPEEEIAKALPLLKKLREEYNEANPARSNPAKQLAKKLAGKVPVILGATGTTGAIATRIKNQFNENTKSAAFASVFPEVNHNETASFFVMQREKHNFALIILRDEADNERVKKRIEITKSLISPQFGGAIELVAQGKSVFARAMSLIMLGDFASVYAAIGQGIDPTTIEAIVRLKKEMAR, encoded by the coding sequence ATGTCTGAGATCGAAATACTGGATTCTAAAGAACGGGTTGCCGAAGTCGACCACGGCAAAATGCTTTCCGTGGTCGCCCGGATCCCGGAGATGATCGAAGCGGCGTTAAAGTTGCCGCTGAACGGGACGCTTTCGTCTGGAACCAAACAAGTGATCGTGACCGGCATGGGGGGCTCGGCGATTTCCGGAGAATTGGCGGCCGATTTGTTCCCTGCGCAATGCCCCATAATTGTTAATCGCAATTATAATTTGCCCCAATACGCCGGCGGCGAAACGGTTTTGATCGCCCTCTCTTATTCCGGCGAGACGGAAGAAACCCTCTCGGTTGTCCGCCAGGCCGAAAGCCGCGGCGTTCAGATTATTTGCGTGACTGGCGGCGGAAAGCTTGGCGAACTGGCCGCGCAAAAGGGGTGGCCGATGGTCCTCCTCCCGACCGGTTTTCAGCCAAGAGCGGCGCTCCCTTATCTTTTTATTCCGCTGCTTTCCATCCTTGGGAAATTAGGCGTCATAAACCAGCCGGAAGAAGAGATTGCCAAAGCCTTGCCGTTATTGAAGAAATTACGCGAGGAATATAATGAAGCCAACCCGGCCCGGAGCAATCCGGCCAAGCAATTGGCCAAAAAATTGGCTGGAAAAGTCCCGGTAATCCTTGGCGCGACGGGGACGACCGGCGCGATTGCTACCAGAATAAAAAATCAGTTCAATGAAAATACCAAGAGCGCCGCTTTCGCCAGTGTTTTCCCGGAAGTTAACCATAATGAGACTGCCAGCTTTTTTGTGATGCAGAGGGAAAAGCACAATTTTGCTTTGATTATTCTGCGCGACGAGGCGGACAACGAAAGAGTGAAAAAACGGATCGAGATCACCAAGTCTTTGATCAGTCCGCAATTTGGCGGCGCCATTGAACTGGTTGCCCAGGGGAAAAGCGTTTTTGCCCGGGCAATGTCGCTTATTATGCTGGGGGACTTTGCCAGCGTTTACGCGGCGATCGGCCAGGGGATTGACCCGACTACGATCGAAGCGATCGTTCGTCTGAAAAAGGAGATGGCGCGATGA
- a CDS encoding NDP-sugar synthase, producing MKAVIIAGGYGTRLRPLTYNTPKPIVPVANRPFVFHQIELLRRHGIKEVVLNLHYLMGNIQEILEDGNKHGVKIRYSIEKYPLGTAGAVKNAEEFFDDEPLIVINGDILTDIDLTAMIALHKKKKAKVTLSLTKVEDPTAYGLVLADHEGRITHFVEKPSWEKLSLYASYGATDRINAGFYVIDPSVFKNIPKGKEHSFERQLFPSLLEAGEPMYAYYSDRYWIDIGKPSQYRQAHEAILRSEVEVKLGGAKDSHGVWIGEGAKINKTAKVIGPTLIGDKVVIGPETKINEYSIIGHDVVVGAESLLERTIVWQGSKIGNHVNLSGCIVGFNCTIKDDVRIGEGVILADNTVIERGSIINA from the coding sequence ATGAAGGCGGTGATCATTGCCGGCGGTTACGGCACCCGCTTGCGCCCCCTGACCTATAACACCCCCAAACCGATCGTTCCGGTCGCCAACCGGCCCTTCGTTTTTCATCAGATCGAATTGCTGCGCCGCCATGGCATTAAAGAAGTCGTCCTCAACCTCCATTACCTGATGGGGAATATCCAGGAGATTTTGGAAGACGGCAACAAACACGGCGTTAAGATCCGTTATTCGATCGAAAAATATCCGCTGGGGACCGCCGGAGCGGTCAAGAACGCCGAAGAATTCTTCGACGATGAACCCCTGATCGTCATTAACGGGGATATTTTAACCGATATCGACCTGACCGCGATGATCGCCCTCCATAAGAAGAAGAAAGCGAAGGTCACCCTCTCCCTGACCAAAGTAGAAGACCCGACCGCTTATGGCCTGGTCCTTGCCGACCATGAAGGGCGGATCACCCATTTTGTCGAAAAGCCGAGCTGGGAAAAACTTTCGCTTTACGCGAGTTACGGCGCGACCGACCGGATCAACGCCGGTTTTTACGTGATCGATCCTTCGGTCTTTAAAAATATCCCGAAAGGAAAAGAACATTCGTTTGAGCGCCAGCTTTTCCCGTCGCTGCTTGAGGCCGGGGAGCCGATGTACGCGTACTACTCCGACCGCTATTGGATCGATATTGGCAAGCCGTCGCAATACCGGCAGGCCCATGAAGCCATCTTGCGCTCGGAAGTCGAAGTTAAGCTTGGCGGCGCCAAAGACAGCCATGGCGTTTGGATCGGTGAAGGGGCCAAGATAAATAAAACCGCGAAGGTGATCGGGCCGACTTTAATCGGTGACAAAGTCGTAATCGGTCCGGAGACTAAGATAAATGAATATTCGATCATCGGCCATGACGTGGTTGTCGGGGCCGAATCGCTGCTGGAGCGAACGATCGTCTGGCAGGGGAGTAAGATCGGCAACCACGTTAACCTTAGCGGCTGTATAGTTGGCTTCAATTGCACGATCAAGGATGATGTCAGGATCGGTGAAGGTGTTATCTTGGCGGATAACACCGTTATCGAGAGAGGATCAATAATTAATGCTTAA